The Helianthus annuus cultivar XRQ/B chromosome 16, HanXRQr2.0-SUNRISE, whole genome shotgun sequence genome includes a window with the following:
- the LOC118488341 gene encoding uncharacterized protein LOC118488341, with protein sequence MSKRLFLRIVNDLEANYDYFKQKPDARGALGFTGIQKCTSALRILAYGNTTDINDEYLKMAEKTTRDSLEHFCRGIIDVYGARYLRTPTWEDLQKIYEVHNAEHGLPGMIGSIDCMHWRWDNCPTAWRGQHTRGD encoded by the exons ATGAGTAAGCGGTTGTTTCTACGCATAGTCAACGACTTGGAAGCGAACtacgattattttaaacaaaaaccggatgcgagaggggcacttggatttacgggtatccaaaagtgtacgtcggcattgcgaatccttgcttatggtaacactaccgacatcaacgacgagtatctaAAAATGGCGGAGAAAACAACACGAGATAGCTTGGAACATTTTTGTCGCG gtATAATTGATGTGTACGGTGCGCGTTATCTTAGAACGCCTACATGGGAGGACCTTCAAAAGATCTACGAGGTACATAACGCCGAGCATGGTTTGCCTGGTATGATCGGGAGCATAGATTGCATGCATTGGCGTTGGGATAACTGCCCGACTGCATGGCGAGGCCAACACACACGTGGTGACTAA